One segment of Vidua macroura isolate BioBank_ID:100142 chromosome 24, ASM2450914v1, whole genome shotgun sequence DNA contains the following:
- the CTTNBP2NL gene encoding CTTNBP2 N-terminal-like protein, with protein MNLEKLSKPELLTLFSILEGELEARDLVIEALKAQHRDTFIEERYGKYNISDPLMALQRDFETLKEGNHGEKQPVCSNPLSILKVVMKHCKNMQERMLSQLAAAESRHRKVILDLEEERQRHAQDTAEGDDVTYMLEKERERLTQQVEFEKSQVKKFEKEQKKLSSQLEEERARHKQLSSMLVVECKKATAKAAEEGQKTAELSLKLEKEKSKVSKLEEELAAKRKRGLQMEAQVEKQLSEFDIEREQLKAKLNREENRTKALKEEVECLKKALKELEASCQEHSPSKPVHPSPSVTSRGVTTDSPPVKSVSCQTESLQAERANPASTSKAVHTVFASPSTPAHSYAKSNGHCDTDVQMGGETNAAESQVHREKSAAASESAVENGSSPIRTESPVHLMSQLPSAGVSLSPSSTAASSLTPSPCSSPVLTKRLVGASASSPGYQSSYQVGINQRFHAARHKFQSQAEQEHQAGGLQSPPSRDLSPTLADNSAAKQLARNTVTQVLSRFTSQQGPIKPVSPNSSPFGTDYRNLANAVSPKTDSGHCPSPVKVSSPLSPLSPGIKSPTIPRAERGNPPPIPPKKPGLAQSPAAPAPLTKTSSLGAPTDVASSCSNNTVVSNGKDLEILLPSSS; from the exons gcccagcacagggacacatTCATTGAGGAACGCTATGGGAAATACAACATCAGTGATCCACTGATGGCTTTGCAGAGAGATTTTGAGACGCTGAAAGAGGGGAATCATGGTGAAAAGCAGCCAGTGTGCTCCAATCCTTTATCTATTTTGAAAGTGGTGATGAAACATTGCAAGAATATGCAGGAAAGAATGTTATCCCAGCTAGCTGCTGCGGAAAGCAGGCACAGAAAG GTGATCCTGGacctggaggaggagaggcagcgGCACGCCCAGGACACGGCCGAGGGGGACGATGTCACCTACATGCTGGAGAAGGAGCGGGAGCGGCTCACCCAGCAG GTGGAGTTTGAAAAGTCCCAAGTGAAAAAGTTtgagaaagagcagaagaagCTGTCGAGCCAGTTGGAGGAGGAAAGGGCACGCCACAAGCAACTGTCTTCCATGCTTGTTGTGGAGTGCAAGAAAGCCACTGCCAAAGCAGCTGAAGAGGGCCAGAAGACAGCAGAACTGAGCTTGAAATTGGAAAAGGAGAAGAGTAAGGTGAGTAAACTGGAAGAGGAGCTGGCAGCCAAGAGGAAgaggggtttgcagatggaaGCACAAGTAGAAAAGCAGCTCTCAGAGTTTGACATTGAAAGAGAACAGCTGAAAGCTAAGctgaacagagaagaaaaccGTACAAAAGCACTCAAAGAAGAGGTGGAATGTCTGAAGAAAGCCCTGAAAGAGCTGGAGGCTTCTTGCCAGGAGCACAGTCCCTCCAAGCCTGTGCATCCCAGCCCCTCGGTGACCTCCAGGGGGGTCACAACTGACAGTCCCCCAGTGAAGTCTGTGTCCTGCCAGACCGAGAGTCTGCAGGCAGAACGGGCAAaccctgccagcaccagcaaAGCTGTTCACACCGTGTTTGCCAGCCCCTCTACACCTGCTCATTCCTATGCAAAATCCAATGGGCATTGTGACACAGACGTGCAGATGGGTGGGGAGACAAATGCTGCAGAGAGCCAAGTTCACAGGGAGAaatctgctgcagcctcagaaaGTGCAGTAGAGAATGGAAGTTCTCCTATAAGAACAGAGTCACCGGTGCATCTGATGTCCCAGCTGCCTTCtgctggggtgtccctgtctcccagcagcacagctgcctcctctctgaccccttctccctgctcctcgCCAGTGCTGACCAAACGCTTGGTGGGAGCCTcggccagcagccctggctaCCAGTCCTCCTACCAGGTGGGCATCAACCAGCGTTTCCATGCAGCTCGGCACAAGTTCCAGTCCCAGGCGGAGCAGGAGCACCAGGCAGGCGGCCTGCAGAGCCCACCCTCCCGGGATCTGTCCCCCACCCTGGCAGACAACTCTGCTGCCAAGCAGCTGGCCCGCAACACAGTCACTCAGGTGCTGTCCAGGTTCACCAGCCAGCAGGGCCCCATCAAGCCTGTCTCCCCTAACAGCTCCCCTTTTGGCACGGACTACCGAAACCTGGCAAACGCTGTCAGCCCCAAAACCGACTCTGGGCACTGTCCAAGCCCTGTCAAGGTTTCCAGCCCGCTGAGCCCGTTGTCTCCTGGAATTAAGTCACCAACCATTCCTAGAGCAGAAAGAGGGAACCCTCCACCCATTCCTCCGAAGAAGCCTGGCCTCGCTCAgtcacctgctgctcctgctcctctaaCCAAAACCTCTTCCCTGGGTGCCCCCACGGACGTGGCGAGCAGCTGCTCTAACAACACTGTCGTGTCAAATGGCAAAGACCTGGAGATCCTCCTGCCAAGCAGCAGCTAG